A stretch of DNA from Bactrocera neohumeralis isolate Rockhampton chromosome 6, APGP_CSIRO_Bneo_wtdbg2-racon-allhic-juicebox.fasta_v2, whole genome shotgun sequence:
CCGTCCTTGCGCGATGGCTAAACGGTTGCCCTGCACTAAATTTCCAACCATCACTGAGGCTGGCCCAACAGACGTGTCTGTAATACCACATCCAGATGAGCTTATTTTTGCAGTTGCAGTTTGTACACCTTTTTGATGttagtacatttttttaattggatttaaattgtaacaatttcattcatttcaacCAAttcgttatatacatatatgcatgatAAATAAGTTACATAGTACCATTGCAGTATATCAGTATATTAttgaatcatttttttttacataaacatatattttttcatgttaATCATAGCAATAGCAGTAGTGGTAGTGgtaatggtagtagtagtagaaGTGTAGTTTGGTGGTTGGTTATGTTTTCAAGTGTGTACAATGTTGATTATGGTTGCATCAAAGTAATGGTTTCGAAAAGAGGCAGCATaatgaagaaaagaaaaataattacattttttataataataataaaagcgtTGTTAAGACGATTAtgtttttcaacttttctttcTTTAACATACacagtaaaattattgaaatcattGAACTGATAAGAATATATAGTAACATAGTAGGTGAACCCTTCGATTAATTGCGGCAACCAAGTCATAAAATAAATGACGCAAACAATTTAGAAGACacaaatatatagaaaactttaGTGTAAGTATAACATACACATGTGCATttatacactcgtggccacgcaaaacttaccactcaaaattgtCAAGTGTTGtacatatttaacattttttatttagaaataagttaatgacattTATCAAacctattaaaaattaaaaacaaaacacatttagctatagaaaaattatttgaaagttagtgagctttacaaaatgagctcgaaatgtaagagactgacatgcgatgaaaaaataatatttgttctttttttaatttaatttcatttacactgtaattttacttaatgttttattttctttttttataattgaagTTTAGCCGCGGTAACAACACCCcgagcaataataaaaaaataaaatcgggagcttttgtataagcacagaaaagctagtttgtgttttactcattaaacgtataaattaaatactataattataattagataatataatttagtttatttctgcttactaaaaacttaacaaaaaactaaattgaaaaaaatcccgAACGAACCAAAAAgacctaaaaaaatttaagaaagtatacTGGTATGTTTTGAGTAGCCACGAGTGTACATAATCAATGTATTGCTTGGTTATTTTGTAAGCCTATATTTAACATGTAAAgtttgcaacaaaatttaaattttcataacgcacgaaaattagttaaaatttattgaattataaaagcaaggttttgcaaaaaatatatttaagtttccCTTCAACGCAAAATAAAtccgaaataaataaatacaaacaaaaaagttcaaaacaaaaatcgaattctaacaagtaaggaagggctaagttcgggttcaaccgaacatttcatattcttgcaacttgcaagaattaaagccaTGGAattaccttaagatgtaaaacgttaACCAGAGGATTGGAATCTAAGAagtttcatatgtatatacatatactctatataactcatacactggccgACAAATTCGGCAGATTGTTAGAAAAACTAAATTAGTCAAAAGGTGCCctactttaagggaattattactgCACAAttgtattccgttatattaatacttcttgatttgtgttctggaaagtaaaaggatcaaatgtaattttaaatttcgttatATGAGCGTTTCACACTGTAATATAGGAATGTTAGAAAAATGATACGTattaaatttagtcgaaatcggttggtcgggtcccgagatatgggatttcatcaaaaagtgggcgtggtgtagctttagtggtttaggagatctGTACATTGAACATATTAGAGGGCGTGCAcgcacactttttcaaaatatttaactcaGGTACCCATTGCTACTGCGACCCTcggtaccaaattacagctttgtattttaatttagtgtttagttatggcactttatatgttttcggttgatggcgatttgtgggcgtggcagtgatccgattacgcccatctacgaactcgaatttttttttgaacaaaggAACCTgcacaccaagtttcatcaagatatctcaagttttactccaattacagtttgcacggacggacggacagacagacccgtatttcaacttttctcgtcatcctgatcatttatatatagtatgtacatatattaatctccatgagttttaggtgatacgtacaaccgttagctgaacaaaattataatactctgtagtaactggttgcaagagtataaaaatataaagtatagGACTTtcggaaattataaaaaatattatgtatgtaaatttaaatattctatatttaaatacggtttcaaaagtattttctactgctgaaattttcaaaatgatctAAATTCATTTCAAGGAATGTAACACCCTTAGTTTTTGTCgttgaaaacaattttccaaGAAGGCTTtcgtttgcttaattttttatttaaaaaagtaggcaTAAGGTCTCAAATTAacatataaataatgaaaatatctttttattactACATcgacatacaaaaaaattatatatatatattatatacacatacagaaGTCGAAAATAATGTATTACGTGTAACTTTCACCACAGttgatatgtttgtatatatttgtgtatgtttgtgacTTTGTTTAGTTGCATATTACTTgtgccaaaataaaaaaaattacttgattttcatcgtccagtttatattatatagtagtccgatatcggcggttccgacaaatggggAGGACAgtcagacggacatggctaaatctaaatcgactcagctgtcACGCTGAACatttagtatacatataatactgtgatcaaaataaatgtttaatttataaCTTCGCgggtttttcgaatcggtaaattttttttctgtaagttagTAGTACTCTTAGTGGCATcaatgctaaatttcacgtcaaaatattcattagtatttgagatacgagTCGTTTGGTGAGgatctaaaagtgaattcttcgattcttactatatctgaatttattgaacaaagtagtgcgataatgcacctgttgttattcgtgatcatttcgccatatttccatattttcaactaatatcgtgccgcaagcaccgcattcgcctgatttaccttcgtgtaacttttggctattcagcaaattcacatgaccactctgaggacaccgttttgactcaattgaggatataaaagttgaatcgaagaaggctctgatggccaccACGACggagaatttttccaagtgctatgatgactggaaaattcgttggcataagtgcattgcagcgggaagggattactttgaaggaaatgaaatggacaaaattcattCTGAGTATTACAagctttgtgacaaacttaatataccctgatcaaagtatattataataattaacagTTTCTTAGAAATTCCAAAACATAAAAGTACTTCGCAGTTTTTGCTACTTTTCTGGCAGATCAACAACTATAAAGACTTATCAAAGACCAATATGAACAAATTACTATAATGTTTTGTGCACAAATCAGTTTTTGGCAAATGATTTAGTATGTGAAACATTTTGTTTGTGTAAGTGTAAGTTTGcaatttactttttgaattgTACTGATTTCCTATAAAAAAGAGGTTTTGTGCTCGCACCAGCAAAAACTCACCTTGATGTATTTCACGCGGTTTTGGTAGATTAGTAACACATGTGTGTGGACACATTAGCACATTAGCTGGATGCAATGAACCCTCTAGGAAGCGACGACGCGCCTCGCATAAATGAATGCCGCCCAATGGAGTTTTCGGCAAATGATTTGGTGGCACGAGCGCTAAACAATATATGCCCACTTGATGTATGGAATCGACAGCTTGTAAAACACGTGACATCCACTGGAAACTTTCCTCTTCGGAACAATCTGGACGCTGTTCGGCGATAACACAAACACGTTCATCTCTCAACACTTTAATACTGAAAACGGCAATGCGACCGCGATATATGAAACGCATAGGTTCCACAGCTAATACTGTAGCGATAATATCGTCTGCATTATGCTTTCGTCCCGTTACAGTCATTAAACCGTCGCGTGAACCGCACACGAACACCAAACCGCCCGGTCCGAGGAAACCTAGTAGACCCGAACGCACATAATACTCATCTGTGATCGGTTTAAATGCTGATTCATCTTTTGTTGTATCCGGGTCATCGAGTAATGGCTGCACTTTGAATGTTGTGTTGGTTAGACCATCTAAACCGAAATAGGCGATACCCGTGGAACCACTGGTAACACAAATTTCACCAACTTGATCGGTTTTACATAACACTGGTAGTCCTTCCGAACGCACGACCACCATTTGTGCAGCGGGCATAACTTGGCCGCAATCTTGCAGTGTCAGCGACGTTAGTGAGTCTTCACTATCCACACGCACCACACCGTGCGATAAAGCTGCCATTGATAATACACCACGTCCAGTTGCTGATTGACTAAAACCGGTCGAAGAGCGTCCAGGACGACGCAGAGATACTGTGAATACTTCTGAACTACTGGCACATGGACAAATCGCATCCGAACGCAAACCTTTCGACTGGAACACATTTAAGAATTGATCACATGACGAAAGCGACCATGGATTAGCGCCATCAGCAACAAGCAGCATACGCAGCGATGACAAAGATATGTCTTTATGGTCTTTTGTAGCTAATAGACCCCAATGCAAGTCACGACTCTTCACCAAACAACAGGAAGCGCGATGTTTCGTGATAAGTTGCATCCATGATGAGGGGCGCAATTTCATCAAAGCATAAGGTATGAATAGAACATGCATCCCATTCAACACTGAGGTGAGTACAGCGTGCCATAAACCAACTTCGCGCTTAAAATCCAACACACAAACTATGGTTTCACCTTCGGTGTAATGGCAAGCCATGGTGAGCGCGCGACAATGGTTCATCATAGCCAAGCGTGTAACTGTGACAccttaaagtaaaataaatattttaccgCATTATATTTCACGTTTGCATTCGGTGGACGCGATATATACACTATAATAACAATTTATCTCTCAActatttgtatttatacataccCATTACACTGCCCTCTTTATCGGTTGTATACTCAATGTATGCTGTGGCCGAGTCCTCAATACGTATGTTTCCAACATTGAAGTCTTTTGGTGGCTTTGGCAGATGTTCAGTTACAAACCACTGTAGGCGTGGCCAGCCCTTCAACTTCGCTATCTCACCGGTGGCGGATTTTGGCAAACCTTTCAGGCACGCCTCAGAAGTTAACGCCACCGTAATGCCACATGAACTAAGCAGAAAACCGACCTGTTGTGGCGGTGTATCAGAACTGGAGAGCGGCAACTCGATTGGCAATGGTACAAGACCGCGAAACATGCAGCCATACCAAGCAGTAATGAAActgtaaatttgaaaatattacaacaaaatttcctaaaattatAATAGTTTGTTAACCTCAATGGGTCGTTGTTTGGGTAAACCAAAGCTACGCGATCGCCGGGCTTAAGGGTAATCTGTTCTGGCCCCTTACTGAAGATTTTCGTTGATAATGCATATGCAATTTTTTGTGCGCGTGACAATAATTTTCCATATGTTAAAGTAGTGGTGATTTTTCCATTCGGATCTAGTACCGTCGCCATTGGCGATTTAAATGAGTTTGCGCCATAACGCTGTAGTGCCGCCTCTAACGAACGTGGCAGCCCCGCGGCGACGGCCAATTGTTCACCTTGTACAGCGGTCATAATGCTACCTTCGGGTTTCGGTGCATTTGGATCTTTGGGATTGGCGGCGATTTCGAGTTCGATATCGTTGTCTTCGTAAAATTCGGGTAATGGTCGTCGCTTAGGACGTTTTAGTGTATTGAGCAGTTGCTGAATTTTGGCTGATACTTTCCAACGGCCATTCGTATCCGATTCGCCAAGATCGGTTTGTGAGACATTCACATAGCGCGTCACACGATCTGCGGCATGGCGAGTATTATTGAATTGTGTAATATCTGGTGCAGCATCTGTAATAACAAAAGTTAATTGTTTgagccaaaaataaaattatcatatttatagtaaaatatttaaaattacatgGCTTGTGCTTATCTTTGCTATCACTGAAATCAGTATTTTCCTTCATATAAGCTTTTGGTGGCGACTCCGTGCTGGTTGTATCTAAAGTTGGCTGTGTAAAtgataacaaaattattttaggttttcaaaatattaattcatttaccAATGGTGGCAAATTCTGTGGTGGTCGCCGTTCGGGGTATTTCTGCTTATTTTGTGCGCCAGCCATTGATGAGTCTCGAATGGGTGGTTTTATAATTGGCTCCATAATATTGCTAACGTGATCACGCGGATAATTGTACTCCTTGTCGGGAGAAATTGTTTCCTCAGGAATGGATTCTTCATCAGTTGACGAATCTAAATATCAtgcattaaattaaatgtaagttttgtaaatttttatagttatattgTCCCGAGAAAAATGCACCCGCTCACCAATGTCATCATTATTGCGGTCCGGACTTCGATTGAGCACAGAACTTCTCTTCGATGGCATTGGCAGACTAGGCTTTGGTCGTGTTTTCAGTGCTGCAAGAGCTTGTTGCACAGCCTCGTGTCGCACTTCTAAAAGTACGTTTTCGACAAGTATAACAGCTTTGTTTTTGCCTCAATAAAATAGATTAATGTTAAC
This window harbors:
- the LOC126763516 gene encoding disco-interacting protein 2 isoform X1 → MSANLLENFAALPADVREKLAELDLELSEGDITQKGYEKKRAKLLQPFLIPTNEGNEVLKDVDKCDKPMPPYYNIKTPQSQNQKTVKDGALVSSEGYSYVTEVPSLPSSHQRHSNASKKSEGSHHSMGSSGGGGIGSGHIERSESSHLHSRQRRTQRKITHNEKRYHSEVRHEAVQQALAALKTRPKPSLPMPSKRSSVLNRSPDRNNDDIDSSTDEESIPEETISPDKEYNYPRDHVSNIMEPIIKPPIRDSSMAGAQNKQKYPERRPPQNLPPLPTLDTTSTESPPKAYMKENTDFSDSKDKHKPYAAPDITQFNNTRHAADRVTRYVNVSQTDLGESDTNGRWKVSAKIQQLLNTLKRPKRRPLPEFYEDNDIELEIAANPKDPNAPKPEGSIMTAVQGEQLAVAAGLPRSLEAALQRYGANSFKSPMATVLDPNGKITTTLTYGKLLSRAQKIAYALSTKIFSKGPEQITLKPGDRVALVYPNNDPLSFITAWYGCMFRGLVPLPIELPLSSSDTPPQQVGFLLSSCGITVALTSEACLKGLPKSATGEIAKLKGWPRLQWFVTEHLPKPPKDFNVGNIRIEDSATAYIEYTTDKEGSVMGVTVTRLAMMNHCRALTMACHYTEGETIVCVLDFKREVGLWHAVLTSVLNGMHVLFIPYALMKLRPSSWMQLITKHRASCCLVKSRDLHWGLLATKDHKDISLSSLRMLLVADGANPWSLSSCDQFLNVFQSKGLRSDAICPCASSSEVFTVSLRRPGRSSTGFSQSATGRGVLSMAALSHGVVRVDSEDSLTSLTLQDCGQVMPAAQMVVVRSEGLPVLCKTDQVGEICVTSGSTGIAYFGLDGLTNTTFKVQPLLDDPDTTKDESAFKPITDEYYVRSGLLGFLGPGGLVFVCGSRDGLMTVTGRKHNADDIIATVLAVEPMRFIYRGRIAVFSIKVLRDERVCVIAEQRPDCSEEESFQWMSRVLQAVDSIHQVGIYCLALVPPNHLPKTPLGGIHLCEARRRFLEGSLHPANVLMCPHTCVTNLPKPREIHQGVQTATAKISSSGCGITDTSVGPASVMVGNLVQGNRLAIAQGRDIGLSEENERKHQLITGVLRWRANTSPDHIIFTLLNSKGAIAKTLTCSELHKRAEKIAALLQERGRIEPGDHVALIFPPGLDLLCAFYGCLYLAAIPITIRPPHPQNLITTLPTVRMIVDVSKSVIVLSIQPIIKLLKSREAAASIDPKTWPPILDIDDNPKRKLMSIANAPLDSTAYLDFSVSTCGRLSGVNITHRSLSSLCASLKLACELYPSRHVALCLDPYCGLGFAMWTLIGVYSGHHSILIAPYEVETNPSLWLSTLSHYRVRDTFCSYGVIELCTKALSNSIPMLKQRNVDLRCVRTCVVVAEERPRVQLTQQFCKLFQALGLNTRCVSTSFGCRVNPAICVQGASSAESAQVYVDLRALRNNRVALVERGAPNSLCLIESGKLLPGVKVIIANPETKGHCGDSHLGEIWVQSPHNANGYFTIYGDETDYNDHFNAKLVTGATTEVYARTGYLGFLRRTECSQAVSILDETTPSVASRDSDNESINSMSQLHLNFSSMSTGPQAPSISGDPSSVTNLNDQELHDAVYVVGALDEVITLRGMNYHPIDIENSVLRCHKKIAECAVFTWTNLLVVVVELDGNESEALDLVPLVTNTVLEEHQLIVGVVVVVDPGVVPINSRGEKQRMHLRDGFLADQLDPIYVAYNM
- the LOC126763516 gene encoding disco-interacting protein 2 isoform X2 → MSANLLENFAALPADVREKLAELDLELSEGDITQKGYEKKRAKLLQPFLIPTNEGNEVLKDVDKCDKPMPPYYNIKTPQSQNQKTVKDGALVSSEGYSYVTEVPSLPSSHQRHSNASKKSEGSHHSMGSSGGGGIGSGHIERSESSHLHSRQRRTQRKITHNEKRYHSEVRHEAVQQALAALKTRPKPSLPMPSKRSSVLNRSPDRNNDDIDSSTDEESIPEETISPDKEYNYPRDHVSNIMEPIIKPPIRDSSMAGAQNKQKYPERRPPQNLPPLPTLDTTSTESPPKAYMKENTDFSDSKDKHKPYAAPDITQFNNTRHAADRVTRYVNVSQTDLGESDTNGRWKVSAKIQQLLNTLKRPKRRPLPEFYEDNDIELEIAANPKDPNAPKPEGSIMTAVQGEQLAVAAGLPRSLEAALQRYGANSFKSPMATVLDPNGKITTTLTYGKLLSRAQKIAYALSTKIFSKGPEQITLKPGDRVALVYPNNDPLSFITAWYGCMFRGLVPLPIELPLSSSDTPPQQVGFLLSSCGITVALTSEACLKGLPKSATGEIAKLKGWPRLQWFVTEHLPKPPKDFNVGNIRIEDSATAYIEYTTDKEGSVMGVTVTRLAMMNHCRALTMACHYTEGETIVCVLDFKREVGLWHAVLTSVLNGMHVLFIPYALMKLRPSSWMQLITKHRASCCLVKSRDLHWGLLATKDHKDISLSSLRMLLVADGANPWSLSSCDQFLNVFQSKGLRSDAICPCASSSEVFTVSLRRPGRSSTGFSQSATGRGVLSMAALSHGVVRVDSEDSLTSLTLQDCGQVMPAAQMVVVRSEGLPVLCKTDQVGEICVTSGSTGIAYFGLDGLTNTTFKVQPLLDDPDTTKDESAFKPITDEYYVRSGLLGFLGPGGLVFVCGSRDGLMTVTGRKHNADDIIATVLAVEPMRFIYRGRIAVFSIKVLRDERVCVIAEQRPDCSEEESFQWMSRVLQAVDSIHQVGIYCLALVPPNHLPKTPLGGIHLCEARRRFLEGSLHPANVLMCPHTCVTNLPKPREIHQDTSVGPASVMVGNLVQGNRLAIAQGRDIGLSEENERKHQLITGVLRWRANTSPDHIIFTLLNSKGAIAKTLTCSELHKRAEKIAALLQERGRIEPGDHVALIFPPGLDLLCAFYGCLYLAAIPITIRPPHPQNLITTLPTVRMIVDVSKSVIVLSIQPIIKLLKSREAAASIDPKTWPPILDIDDNPKRKLMSIANAPLDSTAYLDFSVSTCGRLSGVNITHRSLSSLCASLKLACELYPSRHVALCLDPYCGLGFAMWTLIGVYSGHHSILIAPYEVETNPSLWLSTLSHYRVRDTFCSYGVIELCTKALSNSIPMLKQRNVDLRCVRTCVVVAEERPRVQLTQQFCKLFQALGLNTRCVSTSFGCRVNPAICVQGASSAESAQVYVDLRALRNNRVALVERGAPNSLCLIESGKLLPGVKVIIANPETKGHCGDSHLGEIWVQSPHNANGYFTIYGDETDYNDHFNAKLVTGATTEVYARTGYLGFLRRTECSQAVSILDETTPSVASRDSDNESINSMSQLHLNFSSMSTGPQAPSISGDPSSVTNLNDQELHDAVYVVGALDEVITLRGMNYHPIDIENSVLRCHKKIAECAVFTWTNLLVVVVELDGNESEALDLVPLVTNTVLEEHQLIVGVVVVVDPGVVPINSRGEKQRMHLRDGFLADQLDPIYVAYNM